TGGTCAGAGTCTTTTTTGGCCGGAAAACGATTAACAGTCGTTAAAAATCAGGCTGTATCTAATGATGATAACATAAACATGGTTAATATACCGGATGGTTCCAACAAAAAGTACATGTCGCTACGCCAACATTTTACAGCCgtcttattatttatatttttggagCTCGGTTTGGTTGAATCTATTGTATGTATGATTAGGGCCAGCGATGACCCATCAGCCTCACGTAAAGCTACATATCTTCTAGGAGAGGTATTGAGGCTGTCTGATGAGCTACTGCCGATTCATTTAGGAGCCAAAATACAATCCTTGccatctttatttaatatggCTTCTCAATTTACTGCCGAAGACAGGTTTGTTGCCACTTCTGTTCTTCAATCCATTGAAAGTTTGAATAGAGTTAAATTCCATTCTGCAACACAACCTTTCTCGCAGACAACctctcttctttttaagGAGCAAAAAACTGATGGATCTTTTCGGGGGCAAAGACAGGTTGAGCATgttaaattgaaaatgggCATGCAGATTGATGATTCACATTTTCGTAGTATGCTAGCTGAAACCAACGTGTTAGCTACAAAAAACTATCAAAAATGGCGATGGGATACACTTGTCCAAATTATGGAGGGTCCATTGCTAAGTCCGAAACGTATTGATGAAACTTTGCGAACCACAAAATTTATGAGACGGCTTTTAGCATTTTATAAACCCTTTTCCAACAGATTTTCTTCCATACAAAACACTAAAccaaatcaaaaatttataaaggTTGGTTGTCTTGTTTTCAGGACTTTACTAGCCAATCCGGAAGGCGTTAAATATCTTTCTGAAAGCAAAGTGATTAAACAAATAGCAGAATCTCTTAGCCAGATAGACGGATATTCAGAACAGGTTTCTGAGCCGATTTTCTCGAACAGTAGGCTTCAGAAAACCCTCACCCACGGTTACTTTCCTATGTTAAAAGTATTGTCAAGCCAAAAGGAAGGTCATGCAATTATGGAACGATGGAGGATTTTTACTACACTTTACCATTTGACAGAATTGAGGAACAGAGACGATCtcataattatttttctgaCTAATCTTGATTATCGGCTAGAGGGGCACACACgaattatattttctaagGCGCTTAATACCGGGCAACAGGCTGTACGCTTAACTGCAACCAAGCATCTTGCGGCTTTAATCAATTCTGAGTCTGCCAATGACAACTTAAATCACTGGGCAATTTCTCTATTGATATTTCAACTGTACGATCCTTGCTTGGAAGTATGTAAAACAGCAGTGAAGGTGTTGAATGAAGTTTGTGCTCGAAATGAAAACTTGCTGGCTCAAGTTGTTCAGCTTCAACCTTCATTGGCCCATTTGGGTGAAATTGGCTCACCTTTACTTTTACGTTTTCTTGCTACAACTGTCGGATTTCATTACCTTTCtgaaattaattttattgaacATGAACTCGATAATTGGTACCATCATCGAAATATAGATTACGTGGATTTATTGgagcaaaattttttcctttcttttgtttcaaatctcaaaattattgacaagaaaaacaatgaaCCAGATGAAAATATACTTCCCCTACACTTTTATGGCGAATTAGTCAAATCTCCACAAGGTTGTGAGGTTCTCGAGTCTTCTGGGCATTTTGAATCTTTTATGGGTACCTTGGTGGAATTTTACGATAAACCGTTAGGAAATGAAGCCATCAGGCAGTTAAAGAGTGCTCTTTGGGCTATAGGAAACATTGGAAAAACCGATCAGGGTATTACGTTTTTAATTAACCATGATACGATACCGTTGATTGTCAAATATGCCGAAAATTCATTGATTCCTACTGTTCGAGGAACTGCTTATTTTGTATTAGGCTTGATTTCCAGGACTTCTAAAGGCGTTGAGATACTCGAATCACTGCATTGGTATAGCCTTATGTCTTTAATGGGCACTTCACAAGGAATTTGCATTCCGAGACATGCTGGACAAGTATTATCAACTCCAAGGAGAAATGTTGAGTTTGTAAATGAGCGCGTGCCAACTCCTGAGTTTTCTTCATTACTTAGCTCTTTAACTAACTCAGAGAGAGAGGTAATTAGGCTCGTTTCCAATTTGTCAAACCATGTTTTAACAAACGAGTCAGCACGGCAACTAACAAAGATTCGTTCGAAAAATGCTAAAGTTTTCTCCTCTAAACGTTTGGTGAAAGCTTGTATGACCATTCTGGGAAAATTCCATTACCGTGTTCAGATTCAACAATTTgtatttgaattatttcCTTACTCGGTTTTATTGTCTTCCTCAACCTCACAGGACTTAAATGAATCCCCGTCCAGGCCGAATAATTTGTCAATTTCCGCATGAACTCCAAATTTCCGAACCTTCacttttctaaaatttttgtaaattaatgatttttatgATTTCTTATTATCGTTTTTCTTCTGTTATTCAATAAGTTTGATCTTTAGTTTTCTGCTTATTCTTTGACCTTCCCtctttgtttcttttcataAGTTTATTTACTAAGTTAGACTAGTGTTTACATAAAAGGTGATTGCGCTAGGGTTAGTAATGAGTTTATAATTGTTTTTGGatgtttaaattattaatctAATATTTATAAGACATGTCTGATACTTGcggatatttttttgaatttgtgTAGTTTAGGTAGGCCTGCTTAGCCCCTGGCCTCCATACGATAGTAATATGAACAAGAATATATTGCCTTTCATCTTTTCGTGCtaatttttactttgtACGCTGTTATtatcaatataaaaattgcGTACCACAAAGGTGTACTTATATGTAATACCCATGCTTAGCAAGTTATGCTCAACTTCCACATACAACGTATGCAACGAACGGCAGCCTCATGTTATAGTAAATTAGCAAATCCTATATAACTAAACGAAAGTGTATTTGCTTAACATATCGTGGAGTTTGGGCATATTTCTGCTCACAAGTAAATCTCATACAACATCGCATTTggttttaatttgttttggttGTTCGCAAGGAAGAAGattattctttaaaaaaaaggaaataaatttataaatataatttgaaaaaaaatatatatatatatatttggGTTTTTACACTCTTTTGACTACATAACTCGATAGGTTTTCGGATTTGTTTAATAGACAAAAGAAGGAAGTACGTTTAAGGGTTTATTTCTATGGAAcattattgattttttttttttcttgctATGTACAATGTGACATACAGGTTACTTCGTCTAAGCTTGATTTCTTCTCATTCTTTAAGAAAATCACGGTCCTTCGATGTCAAAAACTTTgcaaatattcatttttttattcccTTACCAAACACaccaaaaaagttttattctGTGAATGCATTTTCCCCTTTACTAAAAGCACGGCGCATGACAGCTACGATTGTAAGCAATCATAATGTTGGTTGTTCATGTTGCTACTTTCGACAGTATAGCACAAAACAATTTCGTGATTTAAATACCAGTGAAGCTCTTTCTCCATGTAAAGCTGAACCGATACCCTATAAAATCATGTCTTCCATGAGTAATTTTTCAGATTTTAAGTCTCGATTTTCACAATATCGAGAATCACATTTAAAGCTACTAAATGAGCTTCAAAATGTTAAAGACACAAATGATCTAAAAGACAGAATACGCTTACTTCATCTCAATAGCTCTTCTAAACTTAATGCTTTTTTACACGATCTTATAAACGCGCCAAATGTGTCAGCAGAGATGAAGGAAAATTGTGTTCGtctgattttttttggaaggaAGTATGATCCTTTTCTTAGATCGAGGATGTTCACTTTAACTATTCGTTACTTtctacttcaaaaaaataggcTTAGGActagtttttatttattaaaacataTGGAGTTATTGGCTCTTCCTGCTTCTTATGAATTGAAAACAACTCTTTTAGAGTGGTTCTTAcgaaaacgaaaatttgAAACAGCTCAAAAGATTTTCCTATCGCTCTGCTTTTCCCAACATTTTCCCTCCGAAAAGTTATTGATGGTTTTACTTCTTCATGGGACTGAAACTATGCAGGAATATGCGATGATACAGgcaataaattttgtgaATACAGAACAAAAGTTACGGTTTTACGATAGACTACACTCGATTTGTAGCAAGTTAAAGTTTTCCTCGACGGGTTGATGCTTTGgtaataaaaatggttCATTTGGATGGTTATTTAAATACAATATTAAGATTTCTACTGTTTGGGTATTTAGTAAGGTAAATTAAATCATTGTAATTTTCGTTCAAATTGTAACtcatataaattaaattatccCTCATCTTGTTCTTTAGTTATTATCACGACAATAAATTTACGACTCTATTCCTTAACCGTGGGCactattttaatttaaatgttCTGTATTTGGCATCATTATCTCAACAATTTAGATTTTCATAAAAGATGAACGAAtatattagcaaaaaaagagaagttaaaacattaaataaattaaagattATATTATGAAAGGACTAAAAGCATCATAAACAGTTATTCATTATATGCTTTTCTGTTTAAAAGATTACATTCCAAGCTCTTTAGACAAGCGTCCATTTCTCCCAAAACGATGTCTATTTCTAAGCTCAATACAGACTTTATATTGTGCATATTACCTGGataatcattaaataattccATATTTAGACCTCGAACCCCCAGAGAATCGTAATTATCATTTGCTAATGGTTGAACGGCCGGTGAGCCAATGGATAAAGGGGGTAAATGAGCTCTTAATTTCGAATTAAATGGCTTAGGAGTGGACGAACAGGAGGAAATTTTAGGAGTAGAACTAGCGGATTCAAGACTAGGTTTATGCAAAATAGAGGGAGAAATCGATTTCGGAGGAGGTATACTAATTGACCTATTAACCTCTAATGGCTGTAGCACTGCCGAATGTTTATGCGCTGGCGCTTCTAATGGTGTAGATAGTTGTTCAAATGCGCCCATCGATATACTTCTAGATTGGAGGTCGAATGAGGATGGCATACGAAGACCCGGCTTCATTGGTGACATGGATATTCCTCGTTTTCCAAGAGAAGTTTTTTGACGTTGCACAACTCGAGGCAGGGGTCGTTTGATACTTTGATCCGATGAGGTTTTGGAATTTGAGCGTGTGCGACCTACAAACAAATCGTAATCTTCAGCTTGCTTAGTGTGTTTCGATTGAATGgttgattttttggagGATAGATTTGAGGAATCTAAGCTAGGTAATTCGATTTGAGAATAAGATACTTCACCTTTGGAATCCTCAGTAGAAGCTCCTTCAGCGTTACTGGGAGAATCATCATCCGAAATCTTTGAATCCTTAAAAAGTTGTAATAACGGATGGGAATCATTAGATGAAGGGGGTTCATGCACTGTGGAAGATTTTGGAATTACAGTTCCAGTTACAGTAGTGGAGGAAGTAGCAGCGGTAGTAGTGGAGGTGGAAGTGCCAGTGATGGATGAAACGTTACTTTGACCTTGTTTAATAGTGCCAAATTCCCAACCATCATCAGAAGCAGCGGTGTCGGAGGTTTCCTGATCAGGGTCGCTTCCATCATCGGCTTCTTCACCCAAGAGTAGCGTTTGGGGTATGCCGCCAGCAGCCTGCCAAGTGTCATAGCGTTTTACAACATTGGTAAGTTCAGAAATAGACATGCGAGAATATtgtttgataaattttgatttcaaaagttcGGAAGAATCTAATCTCCTCTGAGGGACATCCTGCAAACAAGAGGCAatgaattcttttaaaagagCACTAAAATTTCCATTGAGTCTAGGGGGTGCGGTGTGAGCGATTAGGTAAACGGCACGAAAAGGATCCTCTTTGGCATGAGGTGGAGATCCAGTAGCAATTTCATATGCAGTGATTCCGAGCGACCAAATGTCAGCCTAAACtttgttaataattttgtGGAATAGGTAAAGGGCTATAAGTAATCAGCAACGAAACATACCATAACATTATATTCCTGACCATCTCGAATAACTTCTGGTGCCATCCAATAAGGCGTTCCAATAAACGTGATTCGCTTTCGGCGATTGATGTTTAGTTCGGCAGCAACGCCAAAGTCACATAGCTTGACATTTCCAGACATGGAAACTAGGATGTTGGCAGCTTTTATATCACGATGGATGATACCTGCAtgatgaataaattttaatgcCTGTAAGGTCTCTCTAAGGATCAAAGATATGCATGGTTCACTAATGGGACCAGCCTCCATCAAAGTACGCACGCTACCTCCATGACAATAATCCATTATAATCCATAAATTAGTACCTACCAAATAAGAGCCATGATACTTTATAATGTTTTCGACATCGGACTGTTTCAATTCACTAAGAACAGCGACTTCTTTCTGAATATCAGAGACTTCATCCTCATCGGTATCCAAATTAAGAATCTTGATGGCAACAGTCTCTTTCGTTAAATTGCAAATTCTTTAGAATGTTAGAAAATGTAGAAAAGAATCACTCGAATAATATTCATACCCTCTATAGACTGCGCCGTACGAACCGCGTCCCACCAATTCTAATTTTGTGTACGGCGAAGAAGCAGTGttattttccatttctAATAACTTTAGCTGCTTAGCAGATACATGAagaattttaattgaaCAGGTTCAATTCAAACTCCTTCAATTCCCTTTCACTTTTTCTATACTGCTGGTGGTAGCGGGTACGAAGGAATTGAGTAGATATATATTGAAAAACTGTTTACTATAATACTCAATTTGTGCAATCCCTAAATAACAAACAACTTAttatactattttttttcaataccGAAGCTTTGCGAGGAAAAATACAGCAAATTTAGCAGGAGAAATGAGAATATCTTATCGAGTTTAGCGTAACGTAAAACTAACGATATCTTATCTGTATTTTTCTACTACGCTATGTCGTTAATCAGTATATAATCTGTAGTTATTTATATTTCCGTTCCGCAGCGGATATATATCCGTTCTTTGAGAGTAATTATCTTTAAGACtaaaatcctttaaaataaatcgACCGAATTTTTGTTCCTCAGTTcaaattgtaaacaatttatACAGTTATAGTAGTACCCAATGTCTTGTTTATATCCAAGGATATTTAAAGCCCATATTCGTAAACCAACTTTACATAATGCATACAATCATATAAGATCCTTCTCACAATCTACATTTTACGGATTGCAAAATTTCCACTATCTAAGCTTAAGAGCTGAAAGCTTCTCACCTTACAAATATGCTGATTTTCgtagtaaataataaaatgagATGACATTACTTATTTACTCGGTCGATTTTTGAGAATTTGCGTAAAATACTAATTTGTATCTTAAGATAAAGATACTAAGTTGATTATGTAAATCCGAGTATGCATGGTTGTCTGGTGTGTTACGTTTAGTATGCTATCCATTAGCTTGTACACTGTTCTCCAAaccatttcattttttttatgaaattacCAATTGGTTTGTAATAAGTTGCTTTTTAGTTAATTTAACGAGCATTACTGTTGCTGCTCATCTTGCATGGCTATCGTTTCGAACCGatcatataaaatattcgaCGAAACAATCGCATAATAGGAGCTagtcaaagaaattttaaatttttgtacaATTTCTTGAGGGCAGCTTAGTTTTGTTTGATGGGATGACAAATCCCGGTATTTACAGACTTTCAATTCAATGAATTGATTTGATGCGTCCAATACCCACATCGCTATTTTAAAAGtgtagtaaataaaaataatgtaatgtatattattaatttattattacaTTGCCGAGTAAAAAGGGAGTAAAACGAGAAATCAATTGAAGGATttgtattttctttattctttcgtttactaatttttgtAGCGATGACCTATTTTAAAGGTTAGATAAAGTAAGTCAACACGCTGAGCTTAATTGAGATTATCGGTGCGAGCGATCGATTGTAACAATCAATCGCAACAATCAAATGATAATGTattaagcaaaaaaaggaaacttgaaagaaatatagAAATGAGCGACCCTTAGCTCTTCGACCTGGGTGAACAAGAGTCGTTGTacataataaaaatataacaaaaaagaaaacccCAGACAAATCACAGTTTCAAGCATATTATACAATCATAGAAATTTGCATTACTAAAAGAATTTCTCTTAAAAGATTAATTATCTAAACATTCCTGTATATCGAAAATCGTAGTTGTATGTACAGAGAGACATGgtacttttatttatcaataaaaacAGTATACCAACAACCAAGGGGAGGGCATTCTTCATTGTCAAAACTCGTCAGTTTGACTTGTAAGAATTCGCAATTCAAATATTTCCTAGGAACATGACTTTCAACTCGTCCTTTAATGAGCCCACTTTGCACTGCTAATCTGGGATGGGTGGTATCAGCACACTTCCTACTGACACTAACGCTAATGTGCCATGATCGtaaaattgcaaaatctTCGCTATCGCAAGCAGAATGTTTGTTTTCTCCGAAGTGTTAAGGAATGTATCGAATCGTATGGTAAAATCATTCCATCATCCAAAGGTCAGTATACGATATTGGCACGCTAATGCGTACAGGACAATGCTAAGCCTCTCTCTTTACGAGTTGCTCGCTTGAACGACTTATAAATTCCTTTAAATTAGTAACCAAGCGAGTAGTTTGGTATTTTATTAGAGGATTTGCCTTCCCCGAGCATCCTCGGAAGTACCGGCTGTGAAACTGCGACACCCACCTTGCAATAGCTAACTAGTACTTACCAACCCCGTAGTGTGAACCTGCTTTGTACACAATACAACAAATAATTCTAAAAGCGCAATTTATTAAGTTAAGTTTACCCATCTAGTGGAGAACAGTGTTATTTGAGTTGAACAGAATtgttattcaattttaaagagTGTCAATTTATCggttactttttttttacacaTCTACAATTCTTTCATTGTATTTGGGTTTAAATCTTTTGTCTGTTATCTCATTTTCCTCAttgaattcttttttttattgttttcatttgttaagtttttcaatttttattacaataGCCATTGTTCATGACTGTTGTCGTAGGAGTCCTACAGATTGACGATATGGGGAAAAAGTCATCATTCGCTAGCTGGTGGAAGCAATTGCGGGTTAAAAAGTCAGATGACAATAAATTGTTTGGTCTGAGCCTTACAAGGGCTTTGGAAGTATCGAAGGTCGCTATCTTTCTGACACGCCGAGACGGTGAGAAAGTATTTTATGGCTACATTCCCGCTGTCGTTGCTAAGTGCGGGTTTTTTCTTAAACAAAATGCTACCCAAGTAAAGGGAATTTTTCGCGTTAATGGTTCTTCCAAACGAATCCAAATTCTCCAAAAAGCTTTCAGTACAGGCCCGGATTATGGCCGAAGTTTTGATTGGGAAGGATACACAGTTCATGATGCTGCCAATGTTTTTCGGAGATTCATCAATCTAATGCCAGAGCATGTGATTCCTTTGGAGTATTATGAAAGGTTTCGTGAACCCATGACAATTCCCAATCTTACAGACAATGAGCGAGTGGAAATGTATCGTCGACGCATTGATGAATTACCGATTCCAAATCGCCAgcttttactttatttactGGACTTACTTTCCGTTTTTGCGATGAACTCGTCGAAGAACCTGATGACTGCTGATAATTTGGCTGCTATTTTCCAACCTGGAATTCTATCTCATCCTGATCACGAGGTTTACTCAAAAGATTATCAAATATCGCAAACGGCTCTTTTGTTCCTTATCAATCATCAAGGAAGCTTTATCAAAACCATTCCTTTGTCTTCACTACCTCCTCTGGTAGCTGCGCCTACTTCTCCAAATACTTCTTCTACTTTAATTACGCAATCTGCTGCACCTACTCCTATAGCCTCGACATCCATTAGgattaattcttttaatccAAGAAATGGATCCATTAAGCGTTGGCGCTCTTTTAGTCGTCATTCTAGTGCCACTTATTCCAATAGTCCGagttcaaatttttcaaacatgAAAAGCTCCGAGGTGGATCCTGGTTCACCCCCAAGAATCAAATCTCGTTCGTATTCATTGTCTAGAAGCTCATCTATGAAGCTTTTCCATACACTTGATCGCCGGAGGGAAAATCGTATGTAATacttttaattgtttttctctGTTTATCTAGTTTAATTGTCTTTGTCCTTGGTTGTATGGCGAAGAATCTTTTTGTACATATATACTTAGTTGTTACCGTCCGCTCTTTTAGTTTTATTGGGATTTGCATTTAGGCTGGATACCGCTACTGTcgttttatgtttttttctttgtattcagccattttcattttagaAGTTCTACTTAACCATAGTAAGAACAAATTATCCAATTCgttattgttttttgtaattgttttttgttttggtaGATCAATATATTTATCTACATAGTAAATTTATCTGACAGCTTTCAGCTACTTTcgtaattttaaatttttattaatttggTGTCCATATATCTGTACAAAGAAACTTTTATGAAAACAACAACGACATTGTAACCAGAAAGGATTTATCAATCTATACTTTATTAGGCTCCAAGGAGATCCTGTAACAATTGTAAGAGGCGCTTCTGATCTTCAGATAACTCTTCATCATTATTCACTGACAAAAACAATGGTATCTTCAGGTCTGCAAGGATTGCAAGCTGTTCTTTGTACATCCTGTTTGTCAATTGTACCACTTGTTCATCAAATTCTTGTAAAGCCCTATTGTCATCTAAAGTTTGAGCGGAATCATTGTTGGTCTGGTCATTAAGACAATTGGACGGTTGTTTCAATTTAGGGTCGGAGGAAAGCGGTTTCAGTATTTCTTGAAGCTTAGTTTTCGACTCAAAATGTTGAACTAGCCGCTGCCGTTCCAGAGACCAGTTGCGCTCTTGACGTTCCTGCATAGCCTTCAtctttcttaatttttgtaaCTTTTCGGGATGGCGGGAATTTAGGGCAAAGATGTACCTCAAGGCAGCGGGATaggttttaattttttctgcGTCCTCTATAGAATTGTTCAACTCAAAATCAGAGGGTTTCCGAGCCTTCGATAGAGGGATGGATGATTTGTCTACATTTTCAAGCTGATTACTCGTTACGTTGGAGGAGCTTTGAAGCTCTTGAAGCAAATCTGcgattttt
This region of Schizosaccharomyces pombe strain 972h- genome assembly, chromosome: II genomic DNA includes:
- the ste20 gene encoding target of rapamycin complex 2 subunit ste20, with the protein product MKPVRRGQTDTALDISSHAKTNGDFIKKMNTTDSKRLKLLEDLKGKLEVECKIRDGAETLLQVFDTNFKKETKERKEMLKKKCTDELESSKKKIEELVSSIESFQGENGEAKTGSTSLTRSASATVSRKSSLQEKYSTRFSYKAGCSDSCSVTVSGTGELIGPTRNAHSNLTPTVIQRIDFENVNEKNNSSSEDTQPNGKRPSSLQSNFSQFPLNPWLDNIYKACLEGSMKDVIDSSNNLCEYLHEHSDPAYAKNFSLITPTILSMLELNVSEVTASVYRLLRHLFLDATAFSCCQMLNLPWILSKSLLSGTDAYQIEREQAFRLIRTLYFLSSTEGHEDYLSGITRTIISICEHVSDVSRGIAVETLIELMIIRPKILFKANGLRVLMISLIDGSISENLAASAALALVYLLDDPESACYVNLPYDIGILLSPFTSSSSRDTFNSSEEQSEQAAKAMKSSAKVASVLLNSWSGLLALSTNDFQALRSIVDTLRVPSFAPRSDVIDLFFLIFQVEYSSWSESFLAGKRLTVVKNQAVSNDDNINMVNIPDGSNKKYMSLRQHFTAVLLFIFLELGLVESIVCMIRASDDPSASRKATYLLGEVLRLSDELLPIHLGAKIQSLPSLFNMASQFTAEDRFVATSVLQSIESLNRVKFHSATQPFSQTTSLLFKEQKTDGSFRGQRQVEHVKLKMGMQIDDSHFRSMLAETNVLATKNYQKWRWDTLVQIMEGPLLSPKRIDETLRTTKFMRRLLAFYKPFSNRFSSIQNTKPNQKFIKVGCLVFRTLLANPEGVKYLSESKVIKQIAESLSQIDGYSEQVSEPIFSNSRLQKTLTHGYFPMLKVLSSQKEGHAIMERWRIFTTLYHLTELRNRDDLIIIFLTNLDYRLEGHTRIIFSKALNTGQQAVRLTATKHLAALINSESANDNLNHWAISLLIFQLYDPCLEVCKTAVKVLNEVCARNENLLAQVVQLQPSLAHLGEIGSPLLLRFLATTVGFHYLSEINFIEHELDNWYHHRNIDYVDLLEQNFFLSFVSNLKIIDKKNNEPDENILPLHFYGELVKSPQGCEVLESSGHFESFMGTLVEFYDKPLGNEAIRQLKSALWAIGNIGKTDQGITFLINHDTIPLIVKYAENSLIPTVRGTAYFVLGLISRTSKGVEILESLHWYSLMSLMGTSQGICIPRHAGQVLSTPRRNVEFVNERVPTPEFSSLLSSLTNSEREVIRLVSNLSNHVLTNESARQLTKIRSKNAKVFSSKRLVKACMTILGKFHYRVQIQQFVFELFPYSVLLSSSTSQDLNESPSRPNNLSISA
- the nak1 gene encoding PAK-like kinase Nak1; amino-acid sequence: MENNTASSPYTKLELVGRGSYGAVYRGICNLTKETVAIKILNLDTDEDEVSDIQKEVAVLSELKQSDVENIIKYHGSYLVGTNLWIIMDYCHGGSVRTLMEAGPISEPCISLILRETLQALKFIHHAGIIHRDIKAANILVSMSGNVKLCDFGVAAELNINRRKRITFIGTPYWMAPEVIRDGQEYNVMADIWSLGITAYEIATGSPPHAKEDPFRAVYLIAHTAPPRLNGNFSALLKEFIASCLQDVPQRRLDSSELLKSKFIKQYSRMSISELTNVVKRYDTWQAAGGIPQTLLLGEEADDGSDPDQETSDTAASDDGWEFGTIKQGQSNVSSITGTSTSTTTAATSSTTVTGTVIPKSSTVHEPPSSNDSHPLLQLFKDSKISDDDSPSNAEGASTEDSKGEVSYSQIELPSLDSSNLSSKKSTIQSKHTKQAEDYDLFVGRTRSNSKTSSDQSIKRPLPRVVQRQKTSLGKRGISMSPMKPGLRMPSSFDLQSRSISMGAFEQLSTPLEAPAHKHSAVLQPLEVNRSISIPPPKSISPSILHKPSLESASSTPKISSCSSTPKPFNSKLRAHLPPLSIGSPAVQPLANDNYDSLGVRGLNMELFNDYPGNMHNIKSVLSLEIDIVLGEMDACLKSLECNLLNRKAYNE
- the rga5 gene encoding Rho-type GTPase-activating protein Rga5, translated to MTVVVGVLQIDDMGKKSSFASWWKQLRVKKSDDNKLFGLSLTRALEVSKVAIFLTRRDGEKVFYGYIPAVVAKCGFFLKQNATQVKGIFRVNGSSKRIQILQKAFSTGPDYGRSFDWEGYTVHDAANVFRRFINLMPEHVIPLEYYERFREPMTIPNLTDNERVEMYRRRIDELPIPNRQLLLYLLDLLSVFAMNSSKNLMTADNLAAIFQPGILSHPDHEVYSKDYQISQTALLFLINHQGSFIKTIPLSSLPPLVAAPTSPNTSSTLITQSAAPTPIASTSIRINSFNPRNGSIKRWRSFSRHSSATYSNSPSSNFSNMKSSEVDPGSPPRIKSRSYSLSRSSSMKLFHTLDRRRENRM